Part of the Planctomycetia bacterium genome, AATATGTAGCTGTTCTTAAAACGCTGCTCGGCGACCAAGTCCATCGTCTTTTGAAAGTCTTCTTCGGTCTCGCCGCAGAAGCCGACGATGAAGTCGCTCGTAACGCTCGAATCGGGAATCGTTTCTCGAATCCGACACATCATCTCGCGATACTGCTCGACGGTGTAGTTGCGCTTCATCCGTTTCAGCACTTCGTTCGATCCGCTTTGCGCAGGAACATGTAGGTAGTGCGAACACTTCTTAATGTCGCGCACCGCCTCCAGCAAATCCTGCGTCATATCGTTCGGGAAGCTCGTCACGAAACGCAACCGATCGATGCCCGACACTTCGCTCAATTGAAGCAGTAAATCGCTCAAGCGCGTCGTCCGGCCGTCGGCTGTGTGGCGATAGCTGTTCACGGTCTGCCCGAGCAGCGTGATCTCGCGGCAACCTTCGTCGGCGAGTTTGCGCACTTCCGAAAGAATTTGCGCTGCCGGCCGGCTTTGCTCCGGTCCCCGCACTTTCGGCACGATGCAATAGGTGCAGAACTTATCGCAGCCGATCATGATCCGCACGAAAGCCTGGTAGCGCGACGGCCGCATCGATTCATCGCGCAGCGGGTCGTAGCTCTCGAAGCTGCGCTCGACGTCGCGACGAGCCCCTTCCTTGCGGTCGAGGCTCACTTCCATCTGCCGCCCTGCCCCGGCCTTGATCTGGTCGACGAGTGCGGGAATCTGATGGAGTTGGCCCGGCCCGACGACGAGATCGACGTACGGTGCACGATCGAAAACGATCTTCTGATGGTTCTGGGCCATGCAGCCGATCACGCCGATGATCTTCTCGGGATGCTGTTGCTTATGGATCTTCAACCGCCCGAGGTTGCTGTAGATCTTCTCTTCGGCATGCGAACGGATGCTGCAAGTATTGAAGAGCACGAGATCGGCGGCCAACGGATCGGCGGTCATCTCATAGCCGCGATGGCGCAGATCGGCGACGACCAACTCGCTGTCGAGCATGTTCATCTGGCAACCGACCGTTTCGATATAAAGCTTACGAGTCATGAGCAACCTTCAATAACTTCGCACATAGGAGTTCGCCGCGCGATTCGGCAGCTACTTCTTCTTTTGTTTTCGCTTTTCCGCTTCGACTTGCGTTTTCCACTCGGCAACGACCTGATTGCGCCGCACGACCATCAGCTTCACAAGCGCCCCGACGGCCACGAGCCCCCCGACGGCCCACAGTGCGATAATCCCGTTCGACATCTGCGACTCCGTTCGCAACCGTGTGACTCGTCACTTGAGGAACGCTTATTCTAATCTACCGACGCGAGATCGTGGGAGGCGTCTCGCTTGGAGGGGATGGTTCGCGAAACCGCTAGCGACGGGCCTGGCTGCGGCGATTGCGACTCACTTAGCTAGGAAATCGCCGGGGCTGGCCCGAACTTTTCGCCGACTTTCACTTGGTAGCCGCGCAGAAACTCGCCGGCAGGCATAGAGCGCTTGCCGGCTGGCTGAAGCTCTTGCACGACGAGCAGGCCCTCGCCCGTCGCAATGACGAACTCTTCTTTGGAGACTTCCGTAACCACCCCCTGCGTAGCCGCCGCGTCTCCTGCTGCGCTGGTGGATT contains:
- the miaB gene encoding tRNA (N6-isopentenyl adenosine(37)-C2)-methylthiotransferase MiaB, with protein sequence MTRKLYIETVGCQMNMLDSELVVADLRHRGYEMTADPLAADLVLFNTCSIRSHAEEKIYSNLGRLKIHKQQHPEKIIGVIGCMAQNHQKIVFDRAPYVDLVVGPGQLHQIPALVDQIKAGAGRQMEVSLDRKEGARRDVERSFESYDPLRDESMRPSRYQAFVRIMIGCDKFCTYCIVPKVRGPEQSRPAAQILSEVRKLADEGCREITLLGQTVNSYRHTADGRTTRLSDLLLQLSEVSGIDRLRFVTSFPNDMTQDLLEAVRDIKKCSHYLHVPAQSGSNEVLKRMKRNYTVEQYREMMCRIRETIPDSSVTSDFIVGFCGETEEDFQKTMDLVAEQRFKNSYIFKYSPREGTKADDLWPDDVPEEVKRRRNVELLEVQNKNSYEDNQPFIGRDVEILVEGPSRKHVRGEAQQDATSPSALPLTKSSAKPQAEDEAVQSHDDGDHDHHHGPLQLVGRTNCDRIVVFDGNPRQIGRFLPVTIYDANSFTLFGEVKTEHVVPEVYSLSI